A window of Eucalyptus grandis isolate ANBG69807.140 chromosome 4, ASM1654582v1, whole genome shotgun sequence genomic DNA:
ATGAGAATTTATGGGCTGAAAAGGTATAACCAATTGCTCTgatccttttctttccaaatatcTAGTGTGAGGTTTTTCCTTATTTGCCGCCTCAACTATGCATCAGATACTTTCCCTCTCGCATGTGAGTATTAAACCGGGGCCACCGGGGCCAACCATCATCGCCGATTGATACATGACCTCCTCTTTGTGAATcattgtatatttctttttttcccaaatgtCAAATGTGGCATTTTTGTTTTATGTTCCCTCAATGAAGGTATGCTTCGAAATGCATATACTAATGCCAAAAGAAAACGCTAAATCTGCAGCGGGAAATAGATTGGTTTGTCCCGTTGActttcaagctttttttttttttttttttttttggttggatttcAGGGAAGTGGTTAAGTGAAAACCACTACGTGTGAAAGGGGCCACAGATTGGTTTGTCCCGTTGACTTCCAAATATGAAAATCACTTCACGTGAAAAGGACAAATTAATTAAGGAAGCTTCAAAAGAGCATATACGGTGATAAAATAGGCTAGCTATTAATATCAACAACAGTGGAAGTTCCTAACCACGAGTTGTCCATTAGCTGGATGTATTCATACATAAAGTAATTaataagtaattttattttattgtgcgCACTAGTATGAGAAAATGTATATCGTGATGAAGTAATTAATGATGAAATTTAGTTACTTTCCATTGTAAGCGAGAAAGGGGAATCTATGGCAAGCTAATGTAAATTACTGCTCATTTATCAAAAAAGCTGTCCTTGTAAGATGGGAAGGGTTTGAGGGGAACGTCCTAGTTTATGGGACCACATGATGCCGAAGTATTCCTCGTAGACCATTAATTCAACTACTTTGGAACTAGTAAAACTTGGAAGTCTACTACCAGCTACATTTATTTCTCATATTTTCaaggtttagtaaatttttttaagtttccaAAGTCCTATTTAATTGTAGTTGTTTTGTAGTAAAACTAGTTTGTCTTTCCTTTGGGTCTTGATAATGACTCATTATTATTAAAGTTGCTCACATCAACGCTAGTGTGCCACGTAAGCCGACCGGCGTCCACGTCAACAATATCtaaccaaaattagttgaaatgactaaattggtactaggtcaaaggtttatgacttaattgacatCAATgtataggtttatgatttttttacaattttccttATATTTGCAAATTGAACAAAACCATGTGATGAATTCAATCCGCAACATCTCCCCTTAGTactattcatttttcaactaatcaaattattaattgCAAGTTGTTTGTTAAAGACCATGCGTATTCGTCTTgcgtgcgtgagagagagagagagagagagaggttggaCAATGCATACTTTGCTAAGGTAAAAAATTAAAGTCGGTAGTGCTTAGTAAAAAATGGCCTCATGCCATCCCATTACAATTATAGAATTTTACAAAACTTAacccatcatttatttttaaaagaagatgggaaaagcAATAGTGGGAAACAAAAAGCATGGTTAAATGATGACTAACCGATTTTCAAACAAGAATGATATTTTATTCACTTAACTATAAACTTAGAAGGTGATGAGAAAAGGTGCGGACACCACAAGTGCTAAAACTTAGTACaagacacttaagtaccaaaagtgtcaaaaagtatattcaagtgtcaaaatcaaaaagaatggaatacttaagtgccaatggcAAGAAATTCTAACCAAAGTACTAACTTGGCATTTTATGGCGACTTTATTTACGACGTGgcaatttgtttcaaaaaaacTATCTACAtggaaattcttttataaaaaaaaaatatccatgtggcaatttatttttaaaaaactgtTCACATGGCGCTATAAGtccccaaaattaatttttaatttaatataaataaaaaattaaaaactaaattttagaaaaagagGCCGTAGCTTTCTCACGAGGGCCTCCACAGTCCTTGTCGTCACCGCCCCACCATTGCTAAAAGGGCTGGCTACGATGGGGCGAGGGTCAACCGAGGTCATCAAGTCCTAGGCAGGGCTAGCGACCTTGGCCGACTACCACTAAGGGCCTTCATCGCCTCACCCGCATCTGGGCCGAGGGTGGCGGTTGCCTTAATCGACGGCCGGTAGCCCTTGGCCCAATTAGGCTAGGGttggcgaccctcgccaaatttgggaGCGGGCCACAATCCTTGCCCCCGAGATCTAGGTGAGAGCTAGAAAGCCCTCGATGGCAGTCGGCCAAGGTGATTGGCCCGCCCATGGCCCCAAACCTTGCCCCAACATCATCGACATTTTCTAGTGATGGTGGGGCGGTGGCAGGGAGGGCTATGGAGGCCCTCGTCGAATGCTACTGCACgctttttctaaaatttagctcataatttaatataattaatatttatattaaaaattgatttaggaataaaacgatgtcgttttgtatATTCATTGCTAACTCTGGACAACTCTAGCTAGCCACGTAGactaatttattcttaaaataatgcCTATTGGATTTTCGGCTTCCACTGCCAGAATTGACATTTAAGTGttacaatttccaaaaaataatgcCATGCTGGATTTCCGGctaccttgtttttttttttttttctgcattcGTTGTTTTgatgtctttctttctttcttggattcTGTTTTTTTCCTCATTCTGATTGTATTAAGATTGTGGAAGGCCTTAAGATTATTCTAAATTGCTCTTCCTGAAGTTCCTCACTCTCCTGTTTAATTACGTTGTCCTTGCTTCCGTACACccaaggctctctctctctctctctctctctctctctctcttacacacacacacacacacacacacatcttTGGTTTTGTTTCCCTGTTCTCACTGTTTTATCACTTTGTTCTTCGTTTATTTTCATACATCGAGGGATTAATTCTGTTCACTGTTCAGTTTTATTTGGGCCGATTCGTTTAAGCAAAAGCAAGGAGatagaaaaaggggaaagaggTGAAAAAAGAAACTTCTAGACACGAAGGAAGAAATGACTGGGGGTTTTTTTACTTCCGTTGCGGTGAACCTAGTTTCGAAACTCTGTGAGTACCTCTTTACTCCCATTGGACGTCAAGTTGGGTATGTGCTGTGCTACAAGAGCTACGTCAAAGATCTAGAAAATGGATTCCAAGAGCTGGAGACTGCAAAGGAAAGGGTGCAATGCTCTGTCAATGAAGCCCGGTATGATGGAAAGCTTATACACACTGATGTTAAGGATTGGCTAGAGAGTGTGATGGAGGAGGCTGATGAAGTACAACACCTGTTAGAACGTGGCAAAAGTGCACAGCACTCTTGCATTTGTGGATGGATTCCCAACCCTTTGGTGCGCCATCCAATAGGCAAAAAGGTGAAGGAGACAACTCAAGTCATTCAGGGACTCCATGAGAAAAGTCGAAATAGTAATTTCAAGAAGGTCTACTATGAGAATACTCCGCCAGGAATAATCACTGCCACCACTTCCGCTACAAGATCTGTTGACAAGAAAGAAGATGCCCTGGAGTCGAGGGCTTCAATCATAGAGGATGTAATGAAGGCTATAGCTGATGACAAGGTCCATGTGATTGGGGTGTATGGACCAGGTGGGGTTGGCAAGTCCAAGTTTTTGGAGGACGTCAAAAGGCAAGTTCAAGGAGAGAAGCTGTTCGATGAGGTTGCCACGGCAGAAGTATCACGTAATCCAGATCTAAAAAGAATTCAAGGAGAAATTGCTGACACGCTAGGCTTGAAGCTAACTCATGTGGAAACTGTTCGTGTGAGAGCAGATCATTTACGTAAGAGATTAGAGCAAGATCCTACGAAAAACATTCTcattattttagataatttatgGAAGAAGTTAAACTTGAAGGAAGTTGGAATCCCTTGTGGACATGATAATAAAGTAAGAGGCTACAAGCTATTGCTAACGTCTAGATTCCGAGATGTTTTGTGCATTGACATGGGCTCTGACCAAGAATTCCAAGTCAATGAGTTAAAGCATGGAGAAGCCCGCAGACTTTTTGAAAGGACAATAGGGAATAGAGTTAACAATCCTGAGTTTAAAAGCTTGGTAGATGGAGTGGTCAagaattgtggaggcttgccactttttattattttgttggcAAAGAGGTTGAAGCATGGAGATTTAGCTGCATGGAGGAATGCATTGAATATAGAAGAGTCAGATCTAAAATCACAGGTGGAACTACATTACAAAAACTTAGAAGATGACAGAATCAGATTGGTGTTCTTGGTTTGTGCTCTAGACTCTGGGAGAACTTCCACGAGGGATTTCCTCATCTACTGCATGGGTTtgggtttatataaaaaattcaacagAACCATCGAAAATGCAAGAGATAGGTTAATGATGGATTTACATAGTCTACAGGACTCCTCTTTGTTACTAGATTGTGATCACAAGGTATTTTTCCGAATGCACGACATATTTGTTGACGTGGCCATCTCTATTGCTTCCACGGAATGGAACGCCTTGGTCGGCAGGAAGGGTGATGGGTTTAAAAAATGGTCAAAGGATGAGCTCAGAAAGAGCATGGCGATATCTTTCCCTAGGGTTGGCATTGAGGAGCTTCCTGAAAAATTGGACTGCCCAAACTTGAAGATGCTTCTACTACTCGAACGCCAATCATCTCTCAAAATTTCCCCATCGTTTTTTGAGTCTATAGTGAAGCTCCAAGTCTTGGACATTAGTGACTTCTCTTTCACCTCTCTACCTCCATCGATTGAGCTCCTTGAAAACCTCAAGTCCTTATGTCTTGATGACTGCCATCTAGAGGATGTAACTGTTCTTGGAAAGCTAAAAGGATTGCAATTCCTAAGTTTCTTAGACTCTACAATCACTCGTTTGCCTGAAGAAATAGGTGGATTAAcggaattgagatttttggacttGAGGGGGTGCACTGGGCTCAAAGTTATCGAACCCGGCGTCCTCAAaagcttggttaatttagaagaaCTTTATATGGAAAATAGTTTTGATCAGTGGGAGGCCGAGGATAAAACACCACAAAATAATGCTAGCCTAGCTGAGTTgaagaacatgaagaatttgAGCATTCTGTCCATTACCATTCCTTATTCTGTCAATCTCTCGAGAGACTTGCCATTTGGGAAATTGAACGAGTATAATATCCAAATTGGGGAAGTTTGGGGTTGGTTGGGAAAAACAATGAATCCAGAACTTTAAAGCTCAAGCTGGATTCAGGCAATCTTTCTTCATGAAGAGTGGGTGCATAAGTGTTTGCAAAGAACACAAGATCTCCACTTGGATGGATTGCAAGATG
This region includes:
- the LOC120292536 gene encoding probable disease resistance protein At4g27220; protein product: MTGGFFTSVAVNLVSKLCEYLFTPIGRQVGYVLCYKSYVKDLENGFQELETAKERVQCSVNEARYDGKLIHTDVKDWLESVMEEADEVQHLLERGKSAQHSCICGWIPNPLVRHPIGKKVKETTQVIQGLHEKSRNSNFKKVYYENTPPGIITATTSATRSVDKKEDALESRASIIEDVMKAIADDKVHVIGVYGPGGVGKSKFLEDVKRQVQGEKLFDEVATAEVSRNPDLKRIQGEIADTLGLKLTHVETVRVRADHLRKRLEQDPTKNILIILDNLWKKLNLKEVGIPCGHDNKVRGYKLLLTSRFRDVLCIDMGSDQEFQVNELKHGEARRLFERTIGNRVNNPEFKSLVDGVVKNCGGLPLFIILLAKRLKHGDLAAWRNALNIEESDLKSQVELHYKNLEDDRIRLVFLVCALDSGRTSTRDFLIYCMGLGLYKKFNRTIENARDRLMMDLHSLQDSSLLLDCDHKVFFRMHDIFVDVAISIASTEWNALVGRKGDGFKKWSKDELRKSMAISFPRVGIEELPEKLDCPNLKMLLLLERQSSLKISPSFFESIVKLQVLDISDFSFTSLPPSIELLENLKSLCLDDCHLEDVTVLGKLKGLQFLSFLDSTITRLPEEIGGLTELRFLDLRGCTGLKVIEPGVLKSLVNLEELYMENSFDQWEAEDKTPQNNASLAELKNMKNLSILSITIPYSVNLSRDLPFGKLNEYNIQIGEVWGWLGKTMNPEL